The genomic interval TAGGCGGAAATGTTGATGCCGTAACCGACGCCACCGCATTCCACGACCACGAACGTGGGTGTTTTTTCTATTAATATTCCGCGAATCCGCTCGATCATTTGAACTCCATTAAAAAGCGTGCACTCTTGTGCTACTGCACAAATATACACTCTTTATGGGCCAATGTCAAGTCATTTTATACGGTTCCGTTGCCATAGCAAAAAATGTCGGTTTCGTAAGCCCCTCCGAAGCTGTTTATTCACTACGGAATTGCAGAATTTAGGCTATTTTGGTCATTTTTGGTTTCCGCAGCGTTCTTGCAACCATACAGTCTGGTGTGACAGAGCCGAGGTCAAAACCGCAGCAGAACCGCAGTTTTTCGGAAATAACCACGCAGCTATATAAAAAGGCTTGACAGAGCCACTGATGGTGATTCGGCTACTATAGGTAACCGAGCCATCCCCCGCAAAGATGACCGTGACATCTTCCCAAGTTGTAGCATCGCTAATGGTCTGATTTTCGGCATCAATAATTACCGTCCTAGCCCACGCACTCGACGCAAGTGCGGCAAAGAGTAATATCGCAAGAAATTTGAAACTTTTCATATCATCTCTAATTTAGGAAAAAAACATACATCGATTTCTTTTGGACGGGAGGCATTACCCCACCCATTCTGCAATATTCTCCGGCGTAATAGTTTCCACCTCGGCTTCAGGGTATCGATTGGTAAACGCCTTGGTGACGCGGCTTTTCTTTTTGGGGTTCCACTTGAATTCGAACGCCTTGATTTTTGAGCCGCAGACTTCGAGGTAATCGACTTCCATCTGGTCGGTTGTCCGCCAAAAATAAGGGAGTCCATCTGCGCGGTTGTAGGCGTTCCTTTTCATGCGTTCACTGATGGCGTAGTTTTCCCAAAGTGCCCCGATATCGTTCCTTTGCGGCACGGGCGTAAAATCGTTCAGTACGGCATTGCGGATTCCGTTATCCCAGAAGTAATACTTTACGCCTTTCTTGATTTCGTTGCGCAAGTTGTTCGAATACGATGTCAGCGGGAAAATGATAAACGCCTGCTCCAATATTTTCAGATACGATTCCACAAGAGTTCGTGATACACCGATGAGTCCGGCCAATTCGTTGTAAGAGACTTCGCTGCCCACCTGCAGGGCCACCGCTCGCAGCAATTTTTCAAGCACCGCTGGTTTTCGAATTCCTTCGTACTGCATCAAATCTCGATACAGGTAGCTGTCCGCAAGCATCTTGAGCGTTTCTTTGACGCCGTCCTCATTTGTCACGACTTCAGGGTAGCTCCCGTAAACAAGGCGCAGCTCCAATTTTTTTGATTCTTCCAAAAATCCAAAGTGCTTAGCAAGTTCCGCATAACTCAACGGAAACAACCTGTATTCAAATTTGCGCCCAGTCAAGGGTTCTTCCACGGAATTTGCCAAGGTGAACGAACTTGACCCGGTAATCACCACTTGAACATCGTCGCGGGAATCTACAAGCAGCTTTACCGCACGCCCCAGGTTCTGAATCTTTTGACCTTCGTCGATAAAAACAACCTTCTTTTCGCCCATCAACTGAGTCCAGCGACTGGCCGTCACCGTATCAAAATAATGGACATCCAAATCATCGTCGCCATTCAAAAATACGGGCGAAACAGCCATTTCTCGCAGCAGTTCCTTGATAAGGGTCGTCTTGCCGCTCTGCCTCGGACCGTAAACAACGATAACCTTACCCTTAAAAAACTTGCGGGAAACATCCTCTGCGATAATTCTTGAAATTTTGCCGTTCATGGTTTAAATATACTTCATTCTTGACAAAAAGTCAATATTCTGTATTTACAAACGCATAAAAACTAGATATTTTGCATTTACAAGTACAAAAACACGAAATATTGTCAAAAACATCGACTTTCTTGGTTATTTCGCTGACGAACTTGATGAATTTGACCGGATTACACCCCTATAATAATCTGTATGCAGTTTTTAACATTTGTAAAAAAACAGTCACATTTTATCTATTTTTGCGATATCATTTTTCGTTGGATAGAATATGAAAAGTTTCAAATTTCTTGCGATGTTACTCTTAACCGCTCTTGTATCAAGTGCATGGGCAACAAACAAGACTCTTTCCGGCAGCGAGAGCTATGAGGCACAGAACGGTGACGTGCTGACAGGTTTGACATCAGGCACGGTGACGATTGCCAACGGAGCAAAGATTACGCTAAGCGATGTTACCATCAGCGGCGGCATCGTATGCTCTGGAACAGCGGAGATTACCCTCGTCGGCACGAACAGCGTGAGTGGAGCAACAAATATGGCGGGCATTCAGGTCGGCGGTTCAGGCACTACGCTCACCATCAAGGGCAACGGCTCGCTGAATGCAACAGGCGGAAGTGATGCAGCTGGTATCGGTCTGAACCGTGCGTGGGATGTGGACGCTACGGGTGGCGATATTGTCATCGAGG from Fibrobacter sp. UWP2 carries:
- a CDS encoding ATP-binding protein; the encoded protein is MNGKISRIIAEDVSRKFFKGKVIVVYGPRQSGKTTLIKELLREMAVSPVFLNGDDDLDVHYFDTVTASRWTQLMGEKKVVFIDEGQKIQNLGRAVKLLVDSRDDVQVVITGSSSFTLANSVEEPLTGRKFEYRLFPLSYAELAKHFGFLEESKKLELRLVYGSYPEVVTNEDGVKETLKMLADSYLYRDLMQYEGIRKPAVLEKLLRAVALQVGSEVSYNELAGLIGVSRTLVESYLKILEQAFIIFPLTSYSNNLRNEIKKGVKYYFWDNGIRNAVLNDFTPVPQRNDIGALWENYAISERMKRNAYNRADGLPYFWRTTDQMEVDYLEVCGSKIKAFEFKWNPKKKSRVTKAFTNRYPEAEVETITPENIAEWVG